The genomic interval TGACCGGGCCTTTCGCGGCTTCACCCTGGGCCCCCGGCTCCTGGTGGCCCGGGAGAGCCTGGCCGGCACGGGCCTCCTGGAGCCCGGGAGCCTCGTGACCCACGCCTACCGGGTGCGGCTGGCGGCGCCGGCCCGTGCGGGTGCGGATCCCGGGGCGCCGGAGGCCGCCTCGGTGCTGGCCGAGCTGGAGACACGTTTTCCCGATCGGGGGTGGCGCACCCGCACCTTCGACCGGGCCGCCCCCCGAATCCGGTACTTCCTCGACCGGATGACCGCGAGCCTCACCCTGGTGGGGCTCTCCGCGCTGCTGGTGGGGGGCTTGGGGGTGGCCGGCGCGGTGCGGGGGTACCTGGGGGAGAAACGGCTCCACCTGGCGGCCATGAAGTGCCTGGGCGCACCGGGAAGCCTGCTGCTCACCGCCTACCTTCTCCAGATCCTCCTCCTCGGGGCCCTGGGTTCCTCCGCCGGGGTGGCCGCCGGGGCGGCCCTTCCCTATGCCCTGGCCTCGCTCGGCGACGATCTGCTGCCGGTGCCCCTTCGCCCCGGCCTCTACCCCGCACCGCTCCTCACCGGTGCGGCCTTCGGGCTCCTGGTGGCCCTGGCGTTCTCCCTGGCGTCCCTCGACGCCGCGCGGCGCATCTCCCCCGCGGTGCTCTTCCGGGGTTATGCGGCCGGAGCCGGCAGCGCGCTGCG from Thermodesulfobacteriota bacterium carries:
- a CDS encoding FtsX-like permease family protein yields the protein MTTAAAFALALRLARRELRGGLRGFGVFLACLFLGVFAVSAVGSVSRAARAGLVADARALLGGDAELTLAQRELDPEPLAFLRSRGEVSSTAELRAMAAALDGDSPARVLVELKGVDRAYPLYGRTVLEPDLDLAAALGEEDGVFGAAADELVFQRLNASPGDRVRVGSREFVLRAVLRAEPDRAFRGFTLGPRLLVARESLAGTGLLEPGSLVTHAYRVRLAAPARAGADPGAPEAASVLAELETRFPDRGWRTRTFDRAAPRIRYFLDRMTASLTLVGLSALLVGGLGVAGAVRGYLGEKRLHLAAMKCLGAPGSLLLTAYLLQILLLGALGSSAGVAAGAALPYALASLGDDLLPVPLRPGLYPAPLLTGAAFGLLVALAFSLASLDAARRISPAVLFRGYAAGAGSALR